TTTTTAAGTTTCAGTTTAGCAGATTTTAGTTTCAGTTTCTGCATAAGCTTCTGCACTCTTTTTGCTGGAGTTTTTGCACAATTCTTGTATTTTTTTGCACtgtatttgagtaatttttgCATAGTTCCTGCACTTTCTGCATTCTTGGTGCACAGTTTCTGCATGATTCCTGCGTTTTTTCTGCTATGTTTTTACATTATTCTGCATTTTTCTGCACTCTTTTTGCATAGTTTCTGCAGTTTTCTGcatagtttttgcatttttctacATTGATTCTGCACTCTTTTGCATAGTTTCTATATTTTTCTGTATGTTTCTACACTATTTTAGCTTCAGTTTGTGTACTTCTTTTGCAACAGTGCAGCAACAATATAATTTTGTATAAGTCATGAAATATCTAAGGTTAAAATAGGAAATAGAATTTTATCCAAGTTTATCCAACTTTAAACCAAACACATGTTTTGGATTATATATGGTATATCCCATTTTTAATCCAATGAACCAAACAAAGTAATAGCACTAAGTAACCCAAGGGATTATTAATCCCGGGATTATAATCCCAGGATAATTCTGTCCGCGAACCAAACGAGCCCTTAAGGTATTAAAAGACAGTCCAAAATTCTTAAATATAAatggagaaagaaaggaaagaatgaTTTCTTAAACCCTGTTGCTTCAACTATCATGCAAGAGTTTCAACCATTCGACAGATAAGGTGGTGAAAACTTACTCAATTGATTAACCATAAAGTATAGCATTTCTGTGCACATTCATGGGTTAGACCATAAGTCTTTCTTTGAACTAAACCGTAATTCTTAAAATGCATACATTAGAAAACCAAGTAAACAATATCAACCATCTTTCCTATCCTTGATTAACATATCTATGAGCCAATATTCACCTCCACAAAAGGATGGTCACTTGCTCTAAAAAGTGTACTGCTCTACCTCATAGAAGTTCTGATTCCTCATAAACAATTCATGACAAAAGAATAAGTGAAGATCTACTTCGAGGTATTTCCTTGTAACATAAACAACAAACAAAAGCTTGTTAAAACTATGCAATCATTCCATTGGCGACAAGATGAAATTTCCACGTCTTTCATCAAGTTGATTATCCTACAACAACAGGGGAAGGATGTAGAAAATTGAAGCTTTTGAGACCACTAGGTTCATTCCCTCAAAGCAAAAcacaattaaagaaaaatcaaggtTACTAAGTCCTTGAGAAAGAATGCTCTAGAATCTTTTGAACACAAGAGGTTAACAGCTTTTGTTTATGCACTACCTTATCTACTAACTAGATGCGGAGGGTTGTGGTTCTTGTAGATGGTGACATAGAGCCTAAAAAGACAATTTGATGCTGATGCACCAGCCTTCTGATGCCCCGCAGCTACTTCTAGGGTAAGTGCTTACTGAAACAAACACTATAGAAATATTTCCTAACAGGCACTTGAGTAACCTATGATGTTGCATCAACAAAGAATAACCGAAACTCAAGCATTATTGTGTATAGAGGAATAACTTATGCAATTACACATATTACCTTGTCAAGTACCACTTTAGTTAACTTTCCATATAGACAAGTTACACACATATCTACATAAAAATGTTTTTAATAAGTACGTATATACATAATATTAGAACATGTAAGCAATTAAACTATATCCTTTTCTCAATTTACTTACACCAAACTGGCATAGATCTTTCAAGATGAAAGCATACCAAGTTTTAACAGATTCTTTTTTTAATCAAAAGTATACCAAGTTTTAACAGATTTTTACACACACTTGCCTGCTTTTTTGCTGACAATCGTAGAGAGCATTTGCAGAAACTTCACTACTTAAAAGTACTTAGTTAGATATCCTTCTGCATACCATGAAGTAGCTTTGACTAACTTTGTCCCTAATAGTTCCATACCCTTTTTATTTGTAGAGTTCATCAATTTTGCCCATGATAGGAGCAGAATATCCCTCCCCCCCACCACAAAAAAAGCTAAAAGAATTGAAAGTAAACTGTTAAGGCATGCTTATCAATTGAAGAGAAGGATACCTGGATCAATAGTCTATACAATATTCGTCGCGCACCCGGGAAAAAAAGATGTAAATCAAATGAAATGCTGGCATGAATCTCAAGATGAAAGAATGAAATCACCGAGGAGATTACCTGTCACTACTCCTACCGCGGCCCCATTGTCTACCTTCATGAAATCCCCATTCAAAATCCACACGAATAGGGTGATCATCAAGAATTGTCCCACTGATCAAAATCAGTCTTCCAAACGTGTCACAATACTGAGTAATGCTCAATCTTGCCCTGTTGCCATCACTCTATGCAATGCAGACATAAAAGTAGAAGCTAGCTTCATAAAGAATACAAAGGGGAGAGTAGTATATTAGTgtgataaccaagtaaatcaacttcagtaagaaaacatgtaaaaattagatGAACAAGTATGACTAGCGTTGAATATTGACAAGGCAACCATCCTAGGAGGATTTAAATATGACTTTAGATATAGAAAAGGACTGAAAAAGTTTGGATTACTGTTAAAAGAAATTTCCACCTCTCAATCATAATCTGATATATTATAACAAGAAGCCTATAAAACAATTAGCAAATCAACTTCAGCAGTTAAGAAGTGATGTCTACATGGAACCAAATATACAAGTGGATGGAAGACCATGAAGCATGTATACCTCCTTAGACAGCATAGTACAAACcaagaaaagcaaaaaattagaaaaggaaTTCAATGACTTTTTGGCAAGTCCCAAACAGATATTGCGTGAGCTAGCTCGATCCAGTTCTGCCAAACTAGTTTTGCAATAGTTAGATACGACTTACTATGTCGACTGGAAAATTCAGATGTAAAAACTCTCTCCAAAAAGCATCAAGAATCTCAACTCTACTTGAATACAGAGACAAGACCAATATGTAGAGTCGGAAGAACAACACTTCCAGGAACAGATAAGAAAGACAAGACCAATATAATCAGCTTCAAAATAAATCAACTCTACATGAATACAGAGAATTGATAAAAACAAACAACGCGTAAATCTTGTCAGAAAAACAGGTTGTATTTCGAACTCCAACAAGCTGAGTATTCATGTTGTATGAAAGCATATTCTAAATGTGTAGTACAACCTGACAAAGATATTTACAACCTGCAACTAATGAGCTATCTTGACTTCTAGTATAAACATACGCCACCGTACAACCTGATACCTACGGCAGTAAAAACCAAGCACCTGAGGAGCTGTCCGCTTATCTAGTTGCATGGAAAGTCTCACCTACAGAGATTCAGATGTCTGTATGATATTCTGAAATGCAATTACAACAATCTTAGGGTTGAATTTTTTCTTCTTTGCTAAACTTTAATTCTTGATTCAGGGAATTACAAGTTCTTGTATGCTAGATTCATTATCAGTTATTAGACGAGGAATGGACTGTAGCCACTCCTTAACTACACTGCTTTCTGTGAATTACAAATTGCACGTCTTTGTTATATTCACATACATTTATGCTACTAAACTAAAAGAGTCACATCAAACAGTTGACTGACACTATTTATTGTCGTAAGTATCTATCATGACTCTACTACTAAAGAAACAGACAATGACACATTTAATCCTAACCATCAAGTCCCACAGTTAACAACAAAAGAGGgaaataaataattcatattGTAAGCCCTCCGAGAAACATAAATTAATACCTAAAAGATGATTTCCAAGTCAGTAATTGGATACAGTGTTGATATAAGGTAAAAAAAAGCATCCCTTTTCTGAATCACAATTCTATTTTCTCCTCCACTTTAAAACTCTTAAGTTTCCACATCCCTTTTCTGAATTTGAATTTTCCAGGTTGTAAGTTATTCTCTTTCTGGTACCTACGCTAGGTCCCTATAGAAAAAGAAGATGAATTTGTTTCTAAATATAATGCTAGAAGTTGGAGAAAGTGGTCGAATAAGTAAGGATATCGAACTTGAGGAAGTATTACTTTCAGATGCCAAAAAATGCACAGCTTAACATCAATGGTCAATGCATTCTGTTTTCACTCCTTAATTTTAAAATCTCCTACACTGATAGCTACAAATGGAACTTTTTGTTAAGGTACTAAATTAATCCGACTTCTCTTATTTGCTGCTGTTGTCTTAATTTTAGCAGCTTGATATTACAGATCATAAGAAGAGTGATCCtataccaacaaccgaacaatagTGAAGCAACAAAATTCTTTAAACAGCAAAACATAAAACAGAACATCAAGAGAAAATGTCAAACATATCAAAGAAACAGGACATCGACAAATGagcaaaagcaaaataaaaaagaGCGTCTTTCATAATTGAACTTTTCATTATAAACAATAAGAATGAACTCTAAGAGTCACCGAGAAAATGACAACATCATCTACATTGCACAAAATCGATGATGAAAAAATGTGTTGGTTGTTATTCTAACACCAACATAATCTAAATATCCAATAAGTCAATGTCAGAATCATGCTTCTACGATTTCACAGATATCCCCAGTTAAAAGTACCCTAATTTTAAAAAGTTATCTTGgatttcaaagaaactcaagaataAAAATACCCTTTTCAAAAATCTACCAAGCTTCAATTTTCCAGAATTAGTAAAGCAAGTCATTCTGCACTGAACCATGATCCCCAAAATCCAATATAGATTCCCAATCAACTTCCTCCTCATCACCTTTCTGATAATAGAATTCTTGATTTTCCACGTTCACCATTCCAAAGAATTCATCAGAATCAGTCTGATTTATAATAACCAACATTCCATCTTTTGATTCTAGTTGTCCCATAGAGAAAACATCAGACGAGGTACTCTCCAACTTAGACAAAATCATAGTACTCTGTTCTGAAGGGGTTTGGAGATGAACCCCTTCTTGCAAGACACGATCAATGAACCTCTTATACTCTACAATAGTAGCAATACCGTTTCCTCTGATTTCTGATCTGGGGTTCTTCTTAATCGCACAGATTACAAACTCTTTAGCTTCGTCAGATTTCAACTCCTGAAGAAGATAGTCAGCCAAGAAATACTCCATCATCAACCAGCGGCCATTCAAAGAGGAGTctttcttgtgcttgtaagtcaAGCTTCTTTTATACCCAATAATCAGACTATCATCTTCATCAAGAATTTGCTTGCCTTTATTCTGCTGTGTCCAAGTCCCATTACCAGTAGTTCTGTTGAATCGGGCATCAgtgggcttcttcttcttcaattgggTGAGAAAGTAATGGGTTTTCTTGGAATTCATGTCTCCAATTAATTGCCATGGCTCTTTGCTGTAAACATCTGCAAAGACAATCAATTCTTCAGTTGGTAAGCATTTTCCAGCCACAAATTTCAACAATTGCATTATCAGATCAGAGTCAGAGGGACGAAATTTAGCATTCTTCTCCATGGGTTCCCTTCTTTCTTGAAGACAGAAGAAAAATGGCACAAAGTCACTTTTTAGAATGTGAATGACAGAAAACTAGGAAGAACAAACAACAATAAGAAATAGCGTATCTTAAGTTTCAGGAGTCCAAGGTGGGTGTCGGAATATATATAGAATTCTTTCACTTTTGGAAACAAAAATTTAGGACACCGAAAAATCACAGCTGTAACTCCGCCGTTTAAGAAACTAAAAATCCTATTAACATTAGTCAGTCTGTTAGCTTCATTCCTTTTAATGACCAAAGCAACTTTTTataatttggaaattttgaaCTAATCTTTTTTCAAATCGCTGGAATCtccattattttattttattcaagaacttaattgatttgattaaagaagttattattattaggcCAATCATAAATCATCTAATGAAAATTAAATCATCTAAATACTTTTTACAAAGACAAACAATTACACTTCGTACATGCACATATTCATGTTAATGTACCATTGTTTTAGTGATGAATTGTCGCAACTCAATTAACCACGTACAAGTGATAAAAGTTATGCAAAAAATACATGGCATACAGCCATACACTTCTTGATTTAATAAATGCAAGAGTGCGAGTAATTGTGTCTTTTTATTAAGTATTTGAGTTGAGATAAAGAAAATTCATTTGCTTATGGCAAATAATGCACAAATAGCAATTATTAAGAATATCAGTAGATTTatgataaaatagtaaaattacttatatgtttatattttgaaaaatttcaaaatttacaaTTTGATTCATGTATGATAGTATTTCGATTATATGTAAAAttcaaaatgaagaaaactaTTTATAATATTA
This DNA window, taken from Nicotiana tabacum cultivar K326 chromosome 4, ASM71507v2, whole genome shotgun sequence, encodes the following:
- the LOC142180375 gene encoding NAC domain-containing protein 41-like; translation: MEKNAKFRPSDSDLIMQLLKFVAGKCLPTEELIVFADVYSKEPWQLIGDMNSKKTHYFLTQLKKKKPTDARFNRTTGNGTWTQQNKGKQILDEDDSLIIGYKRSLTYKHKKDSSLNGRWLMMEYFLADYLLQELKSDEAKEFVICAIKKNPRSEIRGNGIATIVEYKRFIDRVLQEGVHLQTPSEQSTMILSKLESTSSDVFSMGQLESKDGMLVIINQTDSDEFFGMVNVENQEFYYQKGDEEEVDWESILDFGDHGSVQNDLLY